DNA sequence from the Poecile atricapillus isolate bPoeAtr1 chromosome 4, bPoeAtr1.hap1, whole genome shotgun sequence genome:
GTTTAAACTAACTGTGCTCCGGAAAATATGTAAAACTTCCAAACATTTATTGCAACATGCCTAATAATGATTATGCCTACTGCTGACTAATTTACAACATCTGTAAGATCATCCTTTAATCTCTAGCCACATGAAAGTAAAACGGGTAGACTAAAGGTAAGATAAATCCTGGAATGCACAGGAAAGCACAGCATACTAAATTGGTTTATCAACAGAAGGAAGAAtgcaaagaagaaacagaagatgaCACAATAGACAGAAATTCTTTATGACTAATATTGTCATCTATCTTGTGTACTCTATCATATCTACTTAGAGAAAGGCAGTAGGATTTTGATGctaacagaaggaaaaaaacagtgaaataagTCATTACATTAAGCCATATTTGATATACAAGCATTTATGTCTAAAAATCATGTGCTGACGAGATTGTTCAGCTGTTGAGTTGAACATATGCCTCTTCTGTATTATAGTGCTGGATTATGTCATTAAAGAGTTCAGTTTCAATTTTAGGGTAATATTTAAATAGATCATTGTACTAAGGCAGCTGTTAAAGGGACCCCAAGATGAGTTATTTGTTTAGTTGGATGTGTTCAACAAtagcctttgttcatgaaagaGCCAGAGCAAACAAATGATTGTAAAAGGGCACACTTGAAAACAATTACTTTTCACCCATTCCTTGACAGCCTTGGCTGTGAAACCATCCAAGGTAGAGAGGACTTCTTTGCCTGTCAGGCTGTATgcaaacttttagaaaaactgaTATTACAATATTTGGCTGGGATGCAGTAGCCCTTCATAAAGGGTTTAttgccagaaaaataaaagagtaaaATGTCAACAACAGGACACAAATATTTCACTTGAGCCAGTGCAATGTTGTATCTGCTCTTTACAGTAGCTCCATTATTGTTCCCAAAACTGCAGGTGGTGTTTGAATTTATAAGCACAGATAAATAATTTGGTCAAAAATTCTCACAGACCCAGAACCTTAACCAAGAAGCTGTTATTAAAATGTATACTGAGCATGgtcaattaattttaaatttttttttaaagatggcAGTGCTCAGATTTCTGTTAGTGGCATGGCCACTCCATCATGCAAGTAGATGATGGAGtttaaaaaagctgttttcgGAACTGTAGTAgaacacagtttaaaaaaaaatgagcttttAGAAAAGTTACATTCAAAGGTATACCATAATACTTTGCCATGTCTTTTACGGAATGATCACCCCATTCTGTCAAGTATAAATGAcacatattttgaattttttttttaaacatgtatGTTTGTCAGATAATGGTAAAGCAGATTAGTGAGTTTCATAAAAAACAATCTTCAGTGAAAAAAGTCTGATTTTACAACCCTGTAAAATAACATTccttaaaaaatgtaatttatgttttaaagaaaatacaaaatgggTTCACCAGCTCAGAAATAGGTACTGTGGCATATATGGTCACCTCCTCACATTTACATCAGGTTTTAGTACCctcagtaagaaaaaaaaaaaaaaccacactgaaAAGGAACTAAAAGATCTTTTAAAGTAATAGTAAGAAGAGAATAAACACTTCAACTGCCTGGGGATGGAAAACTAACCAAAATTGAACTTCCAGTTTACTGCCTTCAACCAATTACCACAAGGGTCTCCAAGCACTGAGTATTCTCAGTAGCATATATGCCACCGAGACACTGCAAACAGGGTGAATTAAGGACATATTTTCcagtccttttatttttttccttccccccctccttttttttttttttttccagctagaTCTTTCAGGTTATCTGTGTGTGGTTATAGTTTAATTCAATCATCACACAGGAGCCTAATGACACTGTCTCTAGACAACATGAAGAAATATATCTGCCTTGAATCTCAAACTGCTGCTGCATATGGTATGAATAAAGAGAGATCTGCAGCTGAAAACCTGCAGTAAGACAGTTCTCAATCATCTGGGAATAGAGGGGGTAGGACAAATGCTCCCTCAAAAGGCATGAACATttggacagagctggggactgAAGGAGAATgatgttctccagtttcacccATTAGTGAACCAACTAACAAACACAATGGTGTTGTTGTTATTCTTTTGCCATAAGCAACAGGACTCTGTGTGTGGGCAGCAGTTTAGTGGGGAGGAGGATAAGTCGACCCCTTTTTGTCCTATTGATTTTTTCCTATTTGCATGACTTGAGCAAATTAAATGATGCAATATGGCTTTTTGTTACAAAACAAAGTGAGAGATACCACCCAGACACATATGTTGATTCGTAGAAGCTGTTTACATGAGAATGGAGTGAAATCTACCGTGAACTGAGCATAAAAATTCGATTCAggctgggtatttttttttattatgcttGGGCCAGCAAGACTGAAACACAAGTTTTCCAAGTCTCTCAGACCTTGACAACTAGAGAGTTGTAACTGAGGAATTCTTAATTAAACCTAAAGTAGgatgaaatgttaaaaaaaaaagaaaagaaaaagtaataataatttttaaaaaagacaaaaaaagacacCTAATTGTTTATTTCATGCACAGTGATTCTTAATGACATTATTCAGCAACTTCCCTGTGCGTACCCCCGGATGCAGCACTGGCCAGCACAGCACATAGCTTATCAAACACGGTCCTGCCTGGTTAGGTACCCACGCGCTTGAAAATGTAAGCAACAGGCTGATAAGCAGAATTTAACTTGCTAAAGGATGCAGAGAACTTGACAATTTTAAGAAATCGGTGAGCAGAGAAGGTGCTTCCCTTCACATGACCGCAGCTTGAAATTGGGCAGAGAGGCTGCCAGGTAATGTGGAAAAGCATTCAGCAGAGTATCCCACGGCACCTGGTGAGACACCGGCCCTGGCCAAGAGCCGGGAGACCGGGGTTCCACAGCGGACACTGCGGGGGGGGGGGTTTCGGCGCTGATACACGGAACCGTGAGTAGCATCACGGAATGTTGGTACACCGGCATCAAGCCACTATCCAGACCCCCTCCCGAAGTAAGCGTGTGGAGGAAACCGGACACGATTTTTCACCCCAGGAAAAACCCAACCCGGATGGCACCGCCGGGCGAGGGCACATCCCCTTCGCTGCCGCTGCCGGGAGCCCGCCCGGCTCCTCCGCCCTTCCCCGCAGCCGCGCCTGGGCAGCGGCGGTACCTGCgggcggcccggccccgctgcacGGGGACGGGACcggcgccggggccgccgccaGAAACTCGGGCGCTGCGGACTAAAAGTAGCTCGGAGGCAGAGCCGGCGGTAGAGCCGGCACGGCGCTCCCCCCGCGGggctcccgtgtcccctccggGCGCGGACCTGCGCCGCCTCCCCGCGCCTCCCGAGGCAGCGCCAGACCCGAACCCGGATCCCGCTCCCGCCGCGCCCTCGCCCCccgggcgggagcggccgcGCCCCGCCGCGACATCGCCCCCACCCGCGTGGGAACGCGGCAGGTTCGCGGCCGGTGCGTGGCTCGGCgcaaagataataaaaaaaccccacaacaccAAAAACCTCCCCCAAAGTCCGGCGCAGCCCCAGGTAGTGCCTACCTTGGCCTCGCCGTGCGGCAGTCCCTGCGCCTCGGAGcgggagcagcaggacaggcgGGGGTAGAGGCCGCGGCACATCGCCTCCCCGCCGCCCGGGGCCTCCGGGGACAGCACCCGCCGGTCCCGCTTCTTCAGCCGCCGCGGCGGGGTCCCGTTGAGGCACCTTCTCCTCCGGGCGCCGCTCTCCCCAAACTTGGCATCCCCCTCGAAGAAGCACAGAACCAcggccaccagcagcagcttaAACGGCAGCATCTTGAGCATCATGCCTGAGGGAGCGTGTGAATGCACCCAAaccgggggtggggggggtgggtggggggagaaggaaggaggggaaTCCCACTGACTTTTCTTTGCACTTCAGATCAGGAAACCACCTCCCTCCCCCAGAAGGGGAAAGTCTGGAGGAGAATAAGTCTGGAGGCGGTTAAAACGCCGACGGAGGAATAGCACCTCGGCCACCCCCGCTTCTTCCAAACAGGCGGACGCCAAGAGGCAGCAACGGGGGGGAACCGAGCCCCCGAGCCCCGGCGGGAGGATGCTCGAAGCCGGCGAAGTTGTGCGAGCGGCACAGGTTTTAGCAGCTGCCGCTGCCGCGCCGAAGCGCCGAGGCTCGGGGGGGGCCGGGCAGCGGGCGGCGGCAGCAGCCCTTCACTTGTCGTCCCATAGGAAGGGTGTCCCCGCGGCGGGACtgcggcggcggccgggccgggcgatGCCCCctccgctgctgctgctgctgctgccggcggcggcggcggctgcggctcGTCCGGGCTCTCATGTTTCGCtccctcttttcttcttctttttaagCGGCGCGCGGGGAGGTGCTGCCACCGCGCGCCCTGCACGTCACCCGGCGGCATCCACCGGCCGCGCGTGCCGCCCGTGGGGGCCCGCCGGGAAGCGGGAGCGGCGCGGGGGCCGCGCCCGGCGGGAGGGAGCGgcggccggccccgccccgaggAGATTCCCCCGCCAGGGCATCCGGCTGCCCCTTTCCCCGCGGGGGAGCGGGAGCCGGGCCTCCTGGAGGGCCGgcggagagagggagggagggggcggGTGGATTCCCGCTGCCCTGTGTCGGCGGGAAGCGATGGGATCGCGGCGGTGCCCGGCGGAAGGCGAGTGCCGTAGGTGGGTCCTGCGCCCCCGACGGCCGAGGCGCCCGAGGCAGGGCTCCCTCGGCTTTCGGCTCGGCCGCGACCGCCCATTGGCCCCACAGCTCATCCCCAACGCCACGGAAGGTTCCAGAGGCGTGCGGCCAAGCGCGGGGCGGGCGTCGAAGGCGAGCgctgccctcagctcccggTGGCTTTTTCCAGCGGGGCTTCGGCACCGTGGCTGCCCCGAAGGTGCCGCGTGCTGGCCGACCCTTGGTGTGTGCGGGTGCGGTGAACCAAGTACAACCTGCTGGCGGGGCCGGCACGGCGGCCATCTCCAAAGGTGTGAGGGAGTGGCATGTGGGGGGTGAGCGTCCTCCCGGTGGGCCGAGAACGGGAGACCTGAGAGTGGCAAGAGCAGGAAGATCCAAGTACTGGCTCATGGTGGCAAGAAAGCACCTGTGAGGCCAGAAGCCATCCAGAAAGGGAAGGCCAACAGAGgtgaaatggaggaaaaagatAGAAGCCCAGAGAACTCCAGCCTAGGGTAAGCCCTCAGAGGTGGCTGTGGTGCAGGTGCAGCTACAGCTGCTGACTTGGAGGCAAAGGGCAGACCAGAGTCAGAGGTGTGTTTACCAGGGACTGGCAACTCATcccagaaactgaggaaaaattgGGGTGTACCCAAAGATCCCCCTTaggagggagaaagggaaacaaATATTGCATCAAGTTCCTCACCTGCACAGGTATCTTTAAACCAACCAGGCCCTGTTCCTATTTTTCATCAAAGTGAGTCTCTTCATATTTACACTTGAGCTCTTAAACAGCCACACTGAGCTAAATAGGAGTTTGGCATGGATAAATAGCACATCAGATAAATTACTGAGTAAACACAAGGACTCTTTCCCTTCAAGTACATTTTGAAGGCAACTCACGACTACCTCTTGTCTTGCCACTGACTCTCATTTGACTGAAGGTTTTCCTAACCAAGGCTTGAGCCATATCCCCATGAGTAGGGAAGCCTGTGGTGCAGCTTGGGCTTCATCGCTTGTGTTATTTCATGAGTGAAATGAGAGTGTGTTCCTGAGAAACAGTATCCTTGCTTTGTAGTTTTAGAAAAGACTTCTGCTTTGCAACACACAGACTTGTTCCATGAGCAACCTGACATGGCAGAGCTGTAGCAGTGCAGTTCTACAACAGCAGCTGTGCGCTTTCCATTACTCTGGGGTACTGCGTAGATTATTCTGAAATGAAAGTGATTCTGGTATACAGCACAATAACATATCGTAATAATGTCACTCTTATTCCCAAGCAAATCCCTCACAGCGGGTTACACTGTGAACTGTGGCAGAACTGCAGTGGCCTAAGGATAGAGCAGGAGGTCTGTGTGTCTCCTTCCCTGTATAGGTATAAATATCCATACCAGTTCTCAGAGGAGGTGAGTTTGAGGTGTATTAATTAAATAAAGATTTCCCAAAATGGGCTTTAGACCAAGCTGAAGAACTTAGTTTTCTTAGTTTGTGTAGAGCTGTTTCTACACAGAAATTTTACATTCATACATGACATAGACATTTCCCAGAGATTCTGTGGAATGTGCTGTTGAACTCGTATAATATAAAGTGCTCAAAACTTCAAGCTCTACAGTGGTGGGGTGATCATATATGTATCATCAGCAATGTAAAGATGTGTAAGCAAAACTTGAAGAAGGTTGAAGGTTCTTTAAAACCTCTAAATAGAAATTGCTGATTCTCGGGATTTTGTGCAAGAAGACCAGACTTAATCTAATGTTCCTTTCCACTCTTTAAAAGTACAAGTTAGCTTCTTTTCTAATGAAGCATTTTTCTTGGTTGgtacagaatttaattttaattttaataatgcAAAGTTAAGATCAATGTTAATATATGCCAGTTGAGAGTGTTAACTTCAGGTGACTTCCAGTCTCTGATAAACAGAGATAAGGGAATACTTACAAAGTAAAAACTTACACATAAGAAATATGGATAATAAACATGTCTGGTTTTTAAGGTGACCTGGATCTGTCACATGAAGTTCATTActagaaataattaaacatgGTGATGCCATATGTGAGTTGAATAAATTCTGTTATTTCTTCAGATGTAGATGAGAATTTTTGTAGGTTATGAGTAAGAATCTTTGGGTTACAAAAGTGAAAGGGttagaaagttttaaaaaggGAATATGTGTCTGCCACACTGTTTCAAAGTAGCTAgattttctgctggttttgccTGGGAGATGGACTGTGCTTAGTTACACCATTACTTTAATTAATGGGTATTATTATGGATCTAATGGTATATCCTTGGGTACCAGTATCTGTGGATTGAATGTGTCAGTGTAAGGCTGATGGTGGCATGCACTTGAACTTACTGtttctcaaattattttatgttataCATATTTGGCAAGGGAATTCAGCTTTCAGGTTTGAAGACctgttggacatcaggaagaattttttcagtGAAAGGATGGTTTAAGCATTAGAACAGACTGTCCAGGGAGGGGTGAAATCACTGTCTATGGAGTGTTCAAAAAACAACTGGACATGGCATTTGGTACTGTGGTTTAGTTGGTGTTGTGGTActcagtcaaaggttggacttggtgatcttggaggccttttccaaccttgatgattcTAGGTCCATGAACTCCCCAGCAGTTTGAACAAAAGAGGAAATGTGTAATTACGTGTAGCAACTAGAGTCAATTTTGGGAAATACAGCTATCCCAGGAGTTTGCAGATAGGAGCAGAAGCTGGGCAAAGTGATTTCATGGCACCAGGTTTGATAGAAGCAAACAGTAGCATCAAATCATCCCTAAACTACCAACAGATGCTGTTTGATGACACAGATTTACATATTCTTGTGATTCACAGGGAAACTTTCCATGTGGTAACCTCACTTGTGAAAAGCTAAGCCCATGTAGTGTGAATTGTCTTCAGCATGGCTAAATTCCAGCCTTCCACACTGGTGGCAAATACATAGCATATATTGAAAATGAATATTGCAGTGTTGGAGCAGGCTTGGAAAGGACAATGTTATGAAATTACAATATTCTGAGAAATTATGGAATTTCAGATACTAGTAGGGGAGCGTCATGCCTGTATATCAAGAACACAACTAGATAAAGCAGGTGTACTTCAGTCCTTGGGAGAGTGACTCTGCTCTTGTTTTAGCTGGAATTTGAGTTGAACTCctgaaacacatttattttgtaaagacaaaaaagcttttttctttttttttcagaaccaCTTACTTGAGGGTGAAATCTCTCCATATCTCATTACCATTACACTTTTCATTGAGTCCTTGTATAAACTGTAGGATGTCTTGTGAAGCCAATGATTCCTTTTCAGTCTAGGTAGGTCTTTGAAGAGCAGGGAGTAGGGCTTGATGATCCCTATGGGTCCCTTCCGACTTAAAATATTCTAAATGTCTGTGGTCTTATTGGGATTACTCTGTGTCATAGACCAGTAGGAAACACTCAGTCATGGATTCTGTGCTGTAGATGCTCAAAACTAGAGTTCCGTTTCCAgattaaaatctttttaaaaaaagcctttaatttgaaattttgtctgtttcatttagaggggaaagcagaaaaatctttaaaaaggTCACATAGTTTGTTTAAATTACTTTGAAACAACACCAAGCTTGAGAGCCCAAGTTCTGAGGCTTCTGCCTTAGCTGCAGTAGACTTCAAGTTCCCATCTCCCTGTTTTCTGTCAGCTAGATGGACAGAGACACAGGAATCTGGAAATTTGGAATGAGGACATGGGCAGGAGTTTCAAGGTTTGGCAGTCTGGGCTCCTGTGCTTCTGGCTTTTTTTGGGTGAAAGCCTAACTGTCCTGAGAGTCCCATTAGAAGTAGAGAGTTTTTTCTGACTCTGGGCTGCATCACTGGGGCTGGGGTTCCTGTGGCTTCAGGGCAGAGAGCTGAAATACCAGGAAACTCTGACTCTGGGACAGTCTTAATGGCAGGAGTTCCCCACAGCTGTGAACTCCACAAGTCCACTCCCTGTAGCACTCCTCTGGtaatgaagaaggaaaactgCTGGAATGGTTTCATTAAAGTGTCTTGTGGTTAGTCAGAAGGTTATAAAACCATTATATTTTTGCTTATATTTCTGTTTGTGATGTAACAGAATTTTTTCAGTTCGTCAAAACATTTCTGGTTGGTTTTCCCCACCCTATACTATAGCCCACATAATTTCATGGGGTTGAGAATAACATGTTGCTTGTCTTTGCATACCACAAATACAAGGTGTGAAAGCTGGTGTAGCATGAATGAACAGGACTTGTTAGGATATTTTTTATGGGAAAATAGGTGCTCAGACAGTCACAGAAAGGTTTTTATGGTATGCCTTTACCACGGATTTCCCCATGGCTCTTAGAAATCTTCTAACCCAGCTGAAACCACCTGGACCATTTGAGTGTGTAAACTAATGCGTCTCCTCTCTACACAAGACTTCAAAAAACCCTGATTCCTGTCTGTGTACAAAAGCAGTATTGGACTGACGTTAACTCCACTTGATTGGCTCATTGGGGATTAAGACCTGCAGATTGTTTTAGCACATCACATCAGCTGCTAACACAAACCTTCAATTACATGTGTTCAGTTTTGCAATGAGGGCTGGTCTAACTAGGAGGCAGATAAAGCAAGGCATTTTGTGGGGGAATGAAGACTCAAGAGGCCCTCTTGCCTATAGCCTGCATACTTTCACTACCTGCTGTAATTCACCTCAACAGCGGGTCTCTATTTATGTGTGCTACAAAGAGACAAAGGAAGCTGCTGTGGgaaaaatctttc
Encoded proteins:
- the LOC131579198 gene encoding basic proline-rich protein-like, giving the protein MGGRGRAESRGSPASGASAVGGAGPTYGTRLPPGTAAIPSLPADTGQRESTRPLPPSLRRPSRRPGSRSPAGKGAAGCPGGGISSGRGRPPLPPAGRGPRAAPASRRAPTGGTRGRWMPPGDVQGARWQHLPARRLKRRRKEGAKHESPDEPQPPPPPAAAAAAAEGASPGPAAAAVPPRGHPSYGTTSEGLLPPPAARPPPSLGASARQRQLLKPVPLAQLRRLRASSRRGSGARFPPVAASWRPPVWKKRGWPRCYSSVGVLTASRLILLQTFPFWGREVVS